One region of Caldimonas thermodepolymerans genomic DNA includes:
- a CDS encoding GNAT family N-acetyltransferase — MTSKNADATNVEDKDPSRVSDDYVIRLHDDPAHVDAARWDALLAASPHPTPFLSHAFLEALHASGSATADTGWQPQFLTVERDGELVGACPLYLKWHSWGEFVFDWAWADAYRRHGLAYYPKLVGAVPFTPVPGSRLLARDDAVRAVLLAAMEHIVRGHGLSSVHLLFLDEADRQAAQARGWMMRRTVQFHWHNRTPEPYRDFADFLASLQREKRKKIQQERRRVAEAGVSFTCLSGPEITADDWDFFHACYCATYHAHRSTPYLTRDFFTRVAEHMPQHWLLFVAQRDGRRIASSLVALDPLARRAFGRYWGALEAVPCLHFEACYYQPLDWCIAHGYQVFEGGAQGEHKMARGLLPVQAWSAHWLAHPAFADAVAEYLAHEGEHIGLYVDELREHSPFKAG, encoded by the coding sequence ATGACATCGAAGAACGCTGACGCGACGAACGTGGAAGACAAGGACCCGTCGAGGGTGTCGGACGATTATGTCATTCGGCTGCATGACGATCCCGCGCACGTGGATGCTGCGCGCTGGGATGCGCTGCTGGCCGCCTCGCCGCACCCCACGCCGTTCCTGTCCCATGCCTTCCTCGAGGCCCTGCACGCCTCGGGCAGCGCCACCGCGGACACCGGCTGGCAGCCGCAGTTCCTGACCGTCGAGCGCGACGGCGAGCTGGTGGGCGCCTGCCCGCTCTACCTGAAGTGGCACTCCTGGGGCGAATTCGTGTTCGACTGGGCCTGGGCCGACGCCTACCGTCGCCACGGCCTGGCCTACTACCCCAAGCTGGTCGGCGCGGTGCCATTCACCCCGGTGCCTGGCTCGCGCCTGCTGGCGCGCGACGACGCGGTGCGCGCCGTGCTGCTGGCCGCGATGGAGCACATCGTGCGCGGCCATGGGCTGTCCTCGGTGCACCTGCTGTTCCTCGACGAGGCCGACCGGCAGGCGGCCCAGGCGCGCGGCTGGATGATGCGCCGCACGGTGCAGTTCCACTGGCACAACCGCACGCCCGAGCCGTACCGCGACTTCGCCGACTTTCTCGCCAGCCTGCAGCGCGAGAAACGCAAGAAGATCCAGCAGGAGCGCCGCCGCGTCGCCGAAGCAGGCGTGAGCTTCACCTGCCTGTCAGGGCCGGAGATCACGGCCGACGACTGGGACTTCTTCCACGCCTGCTACTGCGCGACCTACCACGCGCACCGTTCGACGCCCTACCTGACGCGCGACTTCTTCACGCGGGTGGCCGAGCACATGCCGCAGCACTGGCTGCTGTTCGTCGCGCAGCGCGACGGCCGGCGCATCGCTTCCTCGCTCGTCGCGCTGGACCCGCTGGCGCGGCGGGCCTTCGGGCGCTACTGGGGCGCGCTCGAGGCCGTGCCCTGCCTGCATTTCGAGGCCTGCTACTACCAGCCACTCGACTGGTGCATCGCGCACGGTTACCAGGTGTTCGAAGGCGGCGCGCAGGGCGAACACAAGATGGCCCGCGGCCTGCTGCCGGTGCAGGCCTGGTCGGCCCACTGGCTCGCCCATCCGGCCTTTGCCGACGCCGTCGCGGAGTACCTCGCGCACGAAGGCGAGCACATCGGGCTCTACGTCGACGAGCTGCGCGAGCATTCGCCGTTCAAGGCCGGCTGA
- a CDS encoding M16 family metallopeptidase codes for MLRALFALAFSTLLGFLAVEGRAADALNLNVPGVQAGPSIEGIHEYRLANGLQVLLVPDASKPTTTVNLTYRVGSRHESYGETGMAHLLEHLIFKGSPRFPNPWAEFTRRGLRANGSTWLDRTNYFASFAANDDNLRWYLEWQADAMVNSHIAQRDLDTEMTVVRNEMERGENSAGRILLEKGLATMYQWHNYGKSTIGARSDVENVDIARLQAFYRRYYQPDNATLIVAGSFDPQKTLAWIVESFGKLPRPERELPRLYTLDPVQDGERSVTLRRVGGVPMIYALYHVPPGAHPDYAAVELLSLILADTPSGRLHRALVDKQLAAGVFGFSQALADPGFAVFGAQLAPGQDVERARAVLLEVIESIGSLPLTEEELRRARAKWLKDWDLAFADPERIGVALSEAIAAGDWRLFFLLRDRVRGIGLADVQRVAQERLLASNRTLATYLPTDAPRRAPAPERVDVAKMLEGYQGDASVAQVAPFDPTPANIERHTQRHALPNGMQLALLPKPTRGAMVRAELRLRFGTEHSLQGLATVGQLTAALLDKGTRTRSRQQIQDRLDELGADIDISGGATGVAVSMAARRDTLPQVLELVAELLREPAFPPEALEEVRKQALARIDAQRQDPEAQVDLLLGQRFSPYPPGDVRHVPSFDEREAAVRRVTLDDVRRFHQRFYGASHAQFAAVGDFDAEAVRAVLAERLGNWRSGEPYARVPRPYVEVRPERLVVRTPDRQNAYLRMDLALPVQELHPDYPALMMANYLLGQGGNSRLWTRVRETEGLSYSVHAYLGWNAWEPYTVWSASAIFAPQNLERVEQAMREEIARAVAEGFTAEELQQGREGLLNFRRLSRAQDRNLAVALVENLHLQRNFLVSQQVDEALARLSVDEVNAALRKYLQPQRLVVGAGGDFK; via the coding sequence ATGCTCCGTGCTCTGTTCGCGCTTGCGTTCTCGACGCTGCTCGGTTTCCTCGCGGTCGAGGGGCGTGCCGCCGATGCCCTGAACCTGAACGTTCCCGGCGTGCAGGCCGGCCCCTCGATCGAAGGCATCCACGAATACCGCTTGGCCAACGGCCTGCAGGTGCTGCTGGTGCCGGATGCCTCCAAGCCGACCACCACGGTCAACCTGACCTACCGGGTCGGGTCGCGCCATGAGAGCTACGGCGAAACGGGCATGGCGCACCTGCTCGAGCACCTGATCTTCAAGGGCTCGCCGCGCTTCCCGAACCCCTGGGCCGAGTTCACCCGCCGCGGCCTGCGCGCCAACGGCTCGACCTGGCTGGACCGCACCAACTATTTCGCCAGCTTCGCGGCCAACGACGACAACCTGCGCTGGTACCTCGAGTGGCAGGCCGACGCGATGGTCAACAGCCACATCGCGCAGCGCGACCTGGACACCGAGATGACGGTGGTGCGCAACGAGATGGAGCGCGGCGAAAACAGCGCCGGTCGCATCCTGCTCGAAAAGGGGTTGGCCACGATGTACCAGTGGCACAACTACGGCAAGAGCACGATCGGCGCACGCTCGGACGTGGAGAACGTCGACATCGCGCGGCTGCAGGCCTTCTACCGCCGCTACTACCAGCCCGACAACGCGACGCTGATCGTCGCGGGCAGCTTCGACCCGCAGAAGACGCTCGCGTGGATCGTCGAGTCGTTCGGCAAGCTGCCCAGGCCCGAGCGGGAGCTGCCGCGGCTGTACACGCTGGACCCGGTACAGGACGGCGAGCGCTCGGTGACGCTGCGGCGCGTCGGCGGTGTGCCGATGATCTACGCGCTGTACCACGTGCCGCCGGGCGCCCATCCGGACTACGCGGCGGTGGAGCTGCTGAGCCTGATCCTCGCCGACACCCCGTCGGGACGCCTGCACCGGGCGCTGGTCGACAAGCAGCTGGCGGCTGGCGTGTTCGGCTTCTCCCAGGCACTGGCCGACCCCGGCTTTGCCGTCTTCGGGGCGCAGCTGGCGCCCGGGCAGGACGTGGAGCGGGCGCGTGCGGTGCTGCTGGAGGTCATCGAGTCGATCGGGAGCCTGCCGCTGACCGAGGAAGAGTTGCGCCGGGCGCGCGCCAAGTGGCTGAAGGACTGGGACCTTGCGTTCGCCGACCCGGAACGCATCGGCGTGGCCCTGTCGGAAGCCATCGCGGCCGGCGACTGGCGGCTGTTCTTCCTGCTGCGTGACCGTGTACGCGGCATCGGGCTGGCAGACGTGCAGCGCGTGGCGCAGGAACGCCTGCTGGCCTCGAACCGCACGCTGGCCACTTACCTGCCGACCGACGCGCCGCGGCGCGCGCCTGCGCCCGAGCGTGTCGATGTCGCGAAAATGCTGGAAGGCTACCAGGGCGATGCCTCGGTGGCCCAGGTGGCGCCGTTCGACCCCACGCCGGCCAACATCGAGCGCCACACGCAACGCCATGCCTTGCCCAACGGCATGCAGCTCGCGCTGCTGCCCAAGCCGACGCGCGGCGCGATGGTCCGGGCCGAGCTGCGCCTGCGCTTCGGCACCGAGCATTCGCTCCAGGGGCTGGCCACGGTGGGGCAGCTGACCGCGGCGCTGCTCGACAAGGGCACGCGGACGCGGTCGCGCCAGCAGATCCAGGACCGGCTGGACGAGCTGGGGGCGGACATCGACATCTCGGGCGGCGCGACCGGGGTGGCGGTCTCGATGGCCGCGCGTCGCGACACGCTGCCCCAGGTACTGGAGCTGGTCGCGGAACTGCTGCGCGAGCCGGCCTTCCCGCCCGAGGCGCTGGAGGAGGTGCGCAAGCAGGCGCTCGCGCGCATCGACGCGCAGCGCCAGGACCCCGAGGCGCAGGTGGACCTCCTCCTTGGCCAGCGCTTCAGCCCCTATCCGCCCGGCGACGTGCGCCACGTGCCCTCGTTCGACGAGCGCGAGGCCGCCGTGCGGCGCGTCACGCTGGACGACGTGCGGCGTTTCCACCAGCGCTTCTACGGCGCCTCGCACGCGCAGTTCGCTGCGGTGGGCGATTTCGACGCCGAAGCGGTGCGCGCCGTGCTGGCCGAGCGGCTCGGCAACTGGCGCAGCGGCGAGCCGTATGCCCGGGTGCCACGGCCGTACGTGGAGGTGCGGCCCGAGCGCCTGGTGGTGCGCACGCCCGACCGCCAGAACGCCTACCTGCGCATGGACCTGGCACTGCCGGTGCAGGAATTGCACCCGGATTACCCGGCGCTGATGATGGCCAACTACCTGCTCGGCCAGGGCGGCAACTCGCGGCTGTGGACGCGGGTACGCGAAACCGAGGGGCTGTCATACAGCGTCCATGCCTACCTGGGCTGGAATGCCTGGGAACCGTACACGGTGTGGAGCGCCAGCGCGATCTTCGCGCCGCAGAACCTCGAGCGGGTCGAGCAGGCGATGCGCGAGGAGATCGCCCGCGCGGTGGCCGAGGGCTTCACGGCCGAGGAGCTGCAGCAGGGGCGCGAAGGGCTGCTGAACTTCCGGCGCCTGTCGCGTGCACAGGACCGCAACCTGGCCGTGGCGCTGGTCGAGAACCTGCACCTCCAGCGCAACTTCCTGGTCTCGCAGCAGGTCGACGAGGCGCTGGCGCGCCTGAGCGTCGACGAGGTGAACGCCGCGTTGCGCAAGTATCTGCAGCCACAGCGCCTGGTGGTCGGCGCGGGCGGCGACTTCAAGTGA